The following proteins are co-located in the Telopea speciosissima isolate NSW1024214 ecotype Mountain lineage chromosome 9, Tspe_v1, whole genome shotgun sequence genome:
- the LOC122638736 gene encoding G-type lectin S-receptor-like serine/threonine-protein kinase LECRK2 encodes MLDTGNVVLYNSSGMIFWQSFDFPTDTLLPGQRLLAGHELFSSLSETDHSTGIFKLNMQSDGNLVQYPNENPQTIPKSYWATGTNGQGDNVTLNLDDDGHLYLVNRKGKTIYNLFTGGNSVNGMIFYRMTIDIDGIFRVYSIINVNQKSYYWSIKWESSTDKCKPKGICGLNAYCTLMNKTALCDCIPGFSFKDESHHNLGCERKLNDEDCGNETMSTLKNTEWEENPYYAILSSTTERECKEACLADKYCEATSFPDKQCRKLSFPLRYGRKLQDTTTTTIFVKSAGKSCSAT; translated from the coding sequence ATGCTTGACACCGGTAATGTCGTTCTATATAATTCAAGCGGAATGATCTTTTGGCAAAGTTTTGATTTCCCTACAGATACCCTTTTGCCAGGTCAACGTCTACTCGCAGGACATGAGCTGTTCTCTAGTCTATCAGAAACCGATCACTCCACAGGAATATTTAAGCTCAACATGCAAAGTGACGGCAACCTTGTTCAATACCCAAATGAAAATCCACAAACAATCCCAAAATCATATTGGGCAACAGGTACGAATGGTCAAGGTGACAATGTGACATTAaatcttgatgatgatggtcaCCTTTATTTGGTTAATAGGAAGGGTAAAACTATCTATAATCTATTCACCGGTGGAAATTCCGTCAACGGGATGATTTTTTACCGTATGACGATCGACATCGATGGGATCTTCAGAGTCTATTCCATTATTAATGTGAATCAGAAGAGTTACTACTGGTCGATCAAATGGGAGTCATCCACCGATAAGTGTAAACCCAAGGGCATTTGTGGTTTGAATGCTTATTGTACTCTCATGAATAAGACAGCCCTATGTGACTGTATTCCCGGTTTCAGCTTCAAAGATGAGAGTCACCATAATTTGGGTTGCGAGCGAAAGTTAAATGATGAGGATTGTGGAAACGAAACAATGTCTACGTTGAAGAACACCGAATGGGAAGAAAATCCATATTACGCAATTCTATCATCCACTACTGAAAGAGAATGCAAAGAGGCTTGCTTGGCAGACAAGTACTGTGAAGCTACATCATTTCCAGACAAGCAGTGTAGAAAACTGAGTTTCCCGTTGAGATATGgaagaaaattacaagatacAACCACCACTACAATTTTTGTAAAGTCAGCAGGTAAGAGTTGCAGTGCCACATGA